One Actinomadura viridis genomic region harbors:
- a CDS encoding SapB/AmfS family lanthipeptide, protein MALLDLQGMVSENHSGGGHGNSSLSLLCVSQASYTLCL, encoded by the coding sequence ATGGCGCTTCTCGACCTGCAGGGAATGGTGAGCGAGAACCACTCCGGCGGCGGTCACGGTAACAGCAGCCTGAGCCTGCTGTGCGTGAGCCAGGCCAGCTACACCCTTTGCCTGTAA